A region from the Leptospirillum ferriphilum ML-04 genome encodes:
- the fliS gene encoding flagellar export chaperone FliS codes for MSQGMPIHAYQSAVEHTITPAELLIRLYEGAIRSVQILGEGIREKHIPKRSDAVMRATAILGELAVALEGQDHLDWAPRLLALYMFLIEEITVANLKDEPERLVPVQKILADLLETWKQASIQASKPVSPPPLSPEPAAPVRPVGQRLSMKG; via the coding sequence ATGTCTCAGGGAATGCCGATCCATGCCTACCAGAGTGCCGTCGAGCACACCATCACTCCGGCCGAGCTTCTGATCAGGCTTTATGAGGGCGCGATCCGGTCCGTCCAGATTCTTGGGGAAGGGATCCGGGAAAAACATATTCCCAAAAGAAGTGACGCTGTCATGCGGGCGACAGCCATCCTGGGGGAACTGGCCGTTGCTCTGGAGGGACAGGACCACCTGGACTGGGCTCCACGTCTTCTGGCCCTGTATATGTTTCTGATCGAAGAAATTACTGTGGCGAACCTCAAGGACGAGCCTGAACGCCTTGTTCCGGTCCAAAAGATTCTTGCCGACCTTCTCGAGACCTGGAAACAAGCCTCGATTCAGGCTTCGAAGCCTGTTTCCCCTCCGCCTTTGTCTCCCGAACCCGCTGCTCCCGTGCGACCTGTTGGTCAGCGACTGTCCATGAAGGGATGA